A genomic segment from Lemur catta isolate mLemCat1 chromosome 9, mLemCat1.pri, whole genome shotgun sequence encodes:
- the ST3GAL1 gene encoding CMP-N-acetylneuraminate-beta-galactosamide-alpha-2,3-sialyltransferase 1 has translation MVTTRKRTLKVLTFLVLFIFLTSFFFNYSHTMVATTWFPKQMVMELSENLRKLIKYRPCTCAHCIGQRRVSAWFDERFNQTMQPLLTVRNALLEEETYAWWLRLQREKKPNNLNDTIKELFRIVPGNVDPVLEKRSVGCRRCAVVGNSGNLKESSYGSEIDSHDFVLRMNRAPTAGFEADVGSKTTHHLVYPESFRELGENVSMVLVPFKTLDLEWVVSATTTGTISHTYVPVPTKIKVKQDKILIYHPAFIKYVFDNWLQGHGRYPSTGILSVIFSMHVCDEVDLYGFGADSKGNWHHYWENNPSAGAFRKTGVHDADFESNVTATLASINKIRIFKGR, from the exons ATGGTGACCACCAGGAAGAGGACCCTCAAAGTGCTCACCTTCCTCgtcctcttcatcttcctcacctccttcttCTTCAACTACTCCCACACCATGGTGGCCACCACCTGGTTCCCCAAGCAGATGGTCATGGAGCTCTCGGAGAACCTGAGGAAGCTCATCAAGTACAGGCCCTGCACCTGCGCCCACTGCATCGGCCAGCGCAGGGTCTCCGCCTGGTTCGACGAGAGGTTCAACCAGACCATGCAGCCGCTGCTGACGGTGCGGAACGCGCTCCTGGAGGAGGAAACCTACGCATGGTGGCTG AGGCTCCAGCGGGAGAAGAAGCCCAATAACTTGAATGACACCATCAAAGAGCTGTTCAGAATCGTGCCTGGGAATGTGGACCCTGTGCTGGAGAAGCGGTCTGTGGGCTGCCGGCGCTGTGCTGTCGTGGGCAACTCGGGCAACCTGAAGGAGTCCTCATACGGGTCGGAGATAGACAGTCACGACTTTGTGCTCAG gaTGAACAGGGCGCCCACGGCGGGGTTTGAGGCCGATGTCGGGAGCAAGACCACCCACCACCTGGTGTACCCCGAGAGCTTCCGGGAGCTGGGGGAGAACGTCAGCATGGTGCTGGTCCCCTTCAAGACCTTGGACTTGGAGTGGGTGGTGAGCGCCACCACCACGGGCACCATCTCCCA CACCTATGTCCCCGTCCCCACGAAGATCAAGGTGAAACAGGATAAG ATCCTGATCTACCACCCGGCCTTCATCAAGTACGTCTTCGACAACTGGCTGCAGGGCCACGGGCGGTACCCGTCCACCGGCATCCTCTCCGTCATCTTCTCCATGCACGTCTGTGACGAG GTAGACCTGTATGGCTTCGGGGCAGACAGCAAAGGGAACTGGCACCACTACTGGGAGAACAACCCGTCAGCAGGGGCTTTTCGCAAGACAGGGGTGCATGATGCAGACTTTGAGTCCAACGTGACGGCCACCTTGGCATCCATCAACAAAATCCGGATCTTCAAGGGGAGATGA